Proteins encoded together in one Pseudomonas sp. Seg1 window:
- a CDS encoding zf-HC2 domain-containing protein yields MLTCKEQVARSSDYLDGELSFRENLMVRHHLMFCPNCRRFIRQMRLMQATLKAMPEKAQEGVDALAQRLAEQRRKDKPL; encoded by the coding sequence ATGTTGACCTGCAAGGAGCAAGTGGCGCGTTCCAGCGATTATCTCGATGGCGAACTGAGTTTTCGGGAAAACCTGATGGTGCGCCATCACCTGATGTTTTGCCCGAACTGCCGGCGTTTCATTCGTCAGATGCGTTTGATGCAAGCCACGCTGAAGGCGATGCCGGAAAAAGCGCAAGAGGGTGTGGATGCCTTGGCTCAGCGCCTGGCTGAACAGCGCCGAAAAGACAAGCCCCTGTAG
- the hrpA gene encoding ATP-dependent RNA helicase HrpA encodes MTDESPSIDKLLKNLDHAMLADRHRLRRQLLELRKKPDEAKLAQWVTRMQASCDQVLARRASLPVIRYDDSLPIAAKRDEIKKALEQHQVLIIAGETGSGKTTQLPKICLEIGRGQHGLIGHTQPRRIAARSVASRVAEELATPLGALVGYQVRFEDQSDSNTLIKLMTDGILLAETQNDRYLERYDTIIVDEAHERSLNIDFLLGYLKTLLPRRPDLKVIITSATIDLERFSKHFDDAPIVEVSGRTFPVDTWYRPLTLEQDEEGNRVEDDLTVDQAILATLDEIAAYERSERRSPGDVLVFLPGEREIRDAADMLRKAQLKHTEILPLYARLSPAEQQRIFQSHPGRRVVLATNVAETSLTVPGIRYVIDSGTARISRYSYRAKVQRLPIEAISQASANQRKGRCGRVEPGICIRLYSEEDFLGRPEFTDPEILRTNLAAVILQMLHLRLGEITAFPFIEPPDGKAISDGFNLLQELSAVDRNSQLTPLGRQLARLPVDPRMGRMLLEAAKLGSLQEVLIVASAMSIQDPRERPPERQQAADQAHAQWKDTDSDFAGLVNLWRGFEEQRQALTASPLRNWCRKNFLNYLRLREWRDSHRQLSLICRDMQLSLNKEPADYPKLHKAVLVGLLSQIGQKTEDGDYLGARQRRFWIHPSSGIGKKRPQWLMTAELVETTKLYARMVAKIDADWIEPLAGHLIKKNHFEPHWEKKRGQVVAFEQITLFGLIVVGRRPVHYGPVDPVVSRELFIREGLVRGEIQSKAKCLSANQRLLEQLDELEAKARRRDILADEETLYAFYDARLPAEIHQTATFDSWYRINSQKDPQLLIMREEDVLAREASEVTARDYPDTLHIGDLELALTYHFEPNHPRDGVTLRVPAPLLPMLPPERLEWLVPGMIEAKCIALVRNLPKALRKNFVPVPDFIKAALQRMTFADGSLPQALGRELLRMTGARVSDEAWAEAEQGVEGHLRMNLEIVDGQGKFLGEGRDLAELTARFAEASQAALAVPQSAKSQQPVEAKVFAPVAEKTQQKIAGLSMTVYPALVEEGGTVKEGRFSTPAEAEFQHRRALQRLLMQQLAEPAKFLRGKLPGQTELGLLYRELGRVDALVEDILLASLDSCILEGEDPLPRDGAGLAALAERKRGSWTEHAERVARLTLDILKIWHGLQKRFKGKIDLAQAVALNDIKQQISHLVYPGFVRETPMQWLKELPRYLKAVEQRFEKLGAQVQKDRVWSGELAGLWAQYQARAAKHAQEGKRDPQLELYRWWLEEYRVSLFAQQLGTKVPISDKRLNKQWTQVEP; translated from the coding sequence ATGACCGACGAATCGCCCTCCATCGACAAACTGCTGAAGAACCTCGATCACGCCATGCTCGCCGACCGCCACCGGCTGCGGCGGCAGTTGCTTGAGCTGCGCAAGAAACCTGACGAAGCCAAGCTGGCCCAGTGGGTGACGCGCATGCAGGCGTCATGTGATCAAGTGCTGGCGCGCCGCGCCAGCCTGCCGGTGATTCGTTACGACGACAGCCTGCCGATTGCCGCCAAGCGCGACGAAATCAAAAAAGCGCTGGAACAGCACCAAGTGCTGATCATCGCTGGCGAAACCGGCTCGGGCAAAACCACCCAGTTGCCGAAAATCTGTCTGGAAATCGGTCGCGGCCAGCATGGCCTGATCGGTCATACCCAGCCACGGCGGATCGCTGCCCGCAGTGTCGCCAGCCGCGTTGCCGAAGAACTCGCCACGCCGCTCGGGGCGCTGGTCGGCTATCAGGTGCGTTTCGAGGATCAGAGCGATTCCAACACCCTGATCAAACTGATGACCGACGGCATTTTGCTCGCGGAAACCCAGAATGACCGGTATCTGGAACGCTACGACACGATCATCGTCGACGAAGCCCACGAACGCAGCCTGAACATCGACTTCCTCCTCGGTTACCTGAAAACCCTGCTGCCGCGTCGTCCGGACCTGAAAGTCATCATCACCTCGGCGACCATCGATCTGGAGCGCTTCTCCAAGCACTTCGACGATGCGCCGATTGTCGAAGTCTCCGGCCGCACCTTCCCGGTGGACACCTGGTATCGCCCGCTGACCCTTGAGCAGGACGAAGAGGGCAACCGCGTCGAAGACGACCTGACCGTGGATCAGGCGATCCTCGCCACCCTCGATGAAATCGCCGCTTATGAGCGCAGCGAACGCCGCAGCCCTGGCGATGTGCTGGTGTTCCTGCCCGGTGAGCGCGAGATCCGCGATGCAGCGGACATGCTGCGTAAAGCCCAGCTCAAACACACTGAAATTCTGCCGCTGTACGCACGCCTGTCGCCGGCCGAACAGCAGCGGATTTTCCAGTCGCACCCGGGCCGTCGTGTGGTGTTGGCGACCAACGTTGCTGAAACCTCGTTGACCGTGCCGGGCATCCGCTACGTGATCGACAGCGGCACTGCGCGCATCAGCCGTTACAGCTATCGCGCCAAAGTGCAGCGTTTGCCGATCGAAGCAATTTCCCAGGCCAGCGCCAACCAGCGTAAGGGTCGTTGCGGTCGGGTTGAGCCGGGCATCTGCATACGTTTGTACAGCGAAGAAGATTTCCTCGGCCGTCCGGAATTTACCGATCCGGAAATTCTGCGTACCAACCTTGCAGCCGTGATCTTGCAGATGCTCCATCTGCGCCTCGGCGAAATCACCGCGTTCCCGTTTATCGAGCCGCCGGACGGCAAGGCGATCAGCGACGGTTTTAACCTGCTGCAAGAACTCTCGGCGGTGGATCGCAACAGTCAGCTGACGCCATTGGGCCGCCAACTGGCGCGTCTGCCAGTGGACCCGCGCATGGGCCGCATGCTGCTCGAAGCGGCGAAGCTCGGCAGCCTGCAGGAAGTGCTGATCGTCGCCAGTGCCATGTCGATTCAGGATCCGCGCGAGCGTCCGCCGGAGCGTCAGCAAGCTGCCGACCAGGCCCACGCGCAATGGAAAGACACTGATTCCGACTTCGCCGGACTGGTCAATTTGTGGCGCGGTTTTGAAGAACAGCGCCAGGCCCTGACCGCGAGCCCGCTGCGCAACTGGTGCCGGAAGAACTTCCTCAATTACCTGCGTCTGCGCGAGTGGCGCGATTCCCACCGCCAGTTGAGCCTGATCTGCCGCGACATGCAGTTGAGCCTCAACAAAGAGCCGGCCGATTACCCGAAATTGCACAAAGCGGTGCTGGTCGGTTTGCTCAGCCAGATCGGCCAGAAAACCGAAGACGGCGATTACCTCGGCGCCCGTCAGCGGCGCTTCTGGATTCACCCGTCGTCGGGCATTGGCAAGAAACGCCCGCAATGGCTGATGACCGCCGAGCTGGTGGAAACCACCAAGCTTTATGCGCGCATGGTCGCCAAGATCGACGCCGACTGGATCGAGCCGTTGGCCGGTCACCTGATCAAGAAAAACCACTTCGAACCGCACTGGGAGAAGAAGCGCGGTCAGGTCGTGGCATTCGAGCAGATCACTCTGTTCGGGCTGATCGTGGTCGGCCGTCGGCCGGTGCATTACGGCCCGGTCGATCCGGTGGTGTCGCGTGAACTGTTCATCCGTGAAGGTCTGGTGCGTGGCGAGATTCAGTCGAAAGCCAAGTGCCTGAGCGCCAACCAGCGATTGCTGGAGCAGCTCGACGAACTGGAAGCCAAGGCTCGTCGCCGCGATATTCTTGCCGACGAAGAAACCCTCTACGCGTTCTACGATGCGCGGCTGCCGGCAGAGATTCATCAGACGGCGACGTTCGACAGTTGGTATCGCATCAACAGCCAGAAAGATCCGCAGCTGTTGATCATGCGCGAAGAAGACGTGCTGGCACGCGAGGCCAGTGAAGTTACCGCGCGGGATTACCCGGACACGCTGCACATTGGCGATCTGGAACTGGCGCTGACCTATCACTTCGAACCCAACCACCCGCGTGACGGCGTAACCCTGCGCGTGCCGGCGCCGCTGCTGCCGATGCTGCCGCCGGAGCGTCTGGAATGGCTGGTGCCGGGAATGATCGAGGCCAAGTGCATCGCGCTGGTGCGCAACCTGCCGAAGGCGCTGCGCAAGAACTTCGTGCCGGTGCCGGACTTCATCAAGGCTGCGCTGCAACGCATGACCTTTGCCGACGGTTCATTGCCGCAGGCGCTCGGGCGTGAGCTGCTGCGCATGACCGGTGCGCGGGTCAGCGATGAGGCGTGGGCCGAAGCTGAGCAAGGCGTCGAAGGGCATCTGCGGATGAACCTGGAAATCGTCGATGGCCAAGGCAAATTCCTCGGCGAAGGACGTGATCTCGCTGAGCTGACCGCGCGTTTTGCCGAAGCCAGTCAGGCGGCGTTGGCAGTGCCGCAGAGTGCGAAAAGTCAGCAACCGGTGGAAGCCAAAGTCTTTGCGCCAGTGGCGGAAAAGACTCAACAGAAGATCGCCGGGCTGTCGATGACGGTCTATCCGGCGCTGGTGGAAGAGGGCGGCACGGTCAAGGAAGGGCGGTTCTCGACCCCGGCCGAAGCCGAGTTCCAGCATCGTCGTGCGTTGCAGCGTCTGTTGATGCAACAACTGGCCGAGCCGGCCAAGTTCCTGCGTGGCAAATTGCCGGGGCAGACTGAACTGGGCTTGCTCTATCGCGAGTTGGGCCGGGTCGATGCACTGGTCGAAGACATTCTGCTGGCCAGCCTCGACAGCTGCATTCTGGAGGGTGAAGACCCGTTGCCGCGAGATGGCGCCGGGTTGGCGGCACTGGCCGAACGCAAACGCGGCAGTTGGACCGAGCACGCCGAGCGAGTGGCGCGATTGACCCTGGACATCCTGAAGATCTGGCACGGTCTGCAAAAACGCTTCAAAGGCAAGATCGATCTGGCGCAAGCCGTGGCGTTGAACGACATCAAGCAGCAGATCAGCCATCTGGTTTATCCGGGGTTTGTCCGGGAAACGCCGATGCAGTGGCTTAAAGAGCTGCCGCGTTACCTGAAGGCAGTCGAGCAGCGTTTCGAAAAACTCGGCGCGCAGGTACAGAAGGATCGCGTCTGGAGTGGCGAACTCGCCGGGCTCTGGGCGCAATACCAGGCTCGCGCGGCCAAGCATGCCCAGGAAGGCAAACGCGATCCGCAGCTTGAGCTGTATCGCTGGTGGCTGGAGGAATACCGGGTTTCGCTGTTCGCCCAGCAGTTGGGCACGAAAGTACCGATCTCCGACAAACGCCTGAACAAGCAGTGGACCCAGGTCGAACCGTGA
- a CDS encoding RNA polymerase sigma factor — protein sequence MAADDTLLLARLLAGEQKAFKELVTTYQSAMRAVAYAIVGQRHVEEVVQDAWLSVVRHIGSFEGRSSLKTWLLTITANSAKSRYKLNRREVLMDDLPSPHGTIDDDRFSPGDGHWLVAPFAWHQDTPEALLTEGELRECLEHTLLSLSELQSSVLLLRERQGLELEEICNLLEISLSNVRVLLHRARLKVFATVEHFEETGEC from the coding sequence ATGGCGGCTGACGACACCCTACTGCTCGCACGTTTGCTGGCAGGCGAGCAAAAGGCCTTCAAGGAACTGGTCACGACGTATCAGAGCGCGATGCGCGCTGTCGCGTATGCGATTGTTGGCCAGCGTCACGTCGAAGAAGTGGTGCAGGATGCCTGGCTGTCGGTGGTTCGCCATATCGGCAGCTTCGAGGGCCGCTCCAGTCTCAAGACCTGGTTGCTGACCATCACCGCCAACTCGGCCAAGAGTCGTTACAAACTCAATCGCCGCGAAGTGCTGATGGATGACCTGCCGTCACCCCACGGCACCATTGACGACGACCGTTTCTCGCCCGGCGACGGCCATTGGCTGGTCGCACCATTTGCCTGGCACCAGGACACCCCCGAAGCGCTGCTGACCGAAGGCGAACTGCGCGAATGCCTGGAGCACACGCTGTTGAGCCTGTCGGAACTGCAAAGCAGTGTGTTGCTGCTGCGCGAACGTCAGGGTCTGGAGCTGGAAGAGATCTGTAATCTTCTGGAGATCTCGCTCTCCAATGTCCGCGTGCTGCTGCATCGGGCACGTTTGAAGGTCTTTGCGACCGTGGAGCATTTTGAGGAGACAGGAGAATGTTGA
- a CDS encoding beta-ketoacyl-ACP synthase III, whose protein sequence is MHNVVISGTGLYTPANSISNEELVQSFNTYVAQFNADNADAIASGEIQALTESSAAFIEKASGIKSRFVMDKDGILDPQRMAPRLPERSNDEWSVLCQMAIGAAEQALQRAGKTAADIDGVIVACSNLQRAYPAIAIEVQEALGIQGFGFDMNVACSSATFGIQQAANTVQLGQARAILMVNPEVCTGHLNFRDRDSHFIFGDAATAVIIERADTATSKHQFDVVSTKLLTKFSNNIRNNFGFLNRAAEEGIGARDKLFVQEGRKVFKDVCPMVAELIAAHLEENKLNVGDVKRFWLHQANLSMNHLIVRKLLGREATEEEAPVILDTYANTSSAGSVIAFHKYQDDLASGSLAVLSSFGAGYSIGSVILRKR, encoded by the coding sequence ATGCATAACGTCGTCATCAGCGGCACCGGCCTGTACACCCCGGCCAACAGCATCTCCAACGAAGAGCTGGTGCAGTCTTTCAATACCTACGTCGCGCAGTTCAACGCGGACAACGCCGACGCCATCGCCAGCGGCGAAATCCAGGCTCTGACCGAATCCAGCGCCGCGTTCATCGAAAAAGCCTCGGGCATCAAGAGCCGCTTTGTCATGGACAAGGACGGCATCCTTGACCCGCAGCGCATGGCCCCGCGTCTGCCGGAGCGCTCCAACGATGAATGGTCGGTACTCTGCCAAATGGCCATCGGCGCTGCCGAACAAGCCTTGCAGCGCGCCGGCAAAACCGCCGCTGACATCGACGGCGTCATTGTGGCCTGCTCCAACCTGCAGCGCGCCTACCCGGCCATCGCCATCGAAGTCCAGGAAGCGCTGGGCATTCAAGGCTTCGGTTTCGACATGAACGTCGCCTGCTCGTCGGCCACTTTCGGTATCCAGCAAGCCGCCAACACCGTGCAACTGGGCCAGGCCCGGGCAATCCTGATGGTCAACCCGGAAGTCTGCACCGGTCACCTGAACTTCCGTGACCGCGACAGCCATTTCATCTTCGGCGACGCCGCGACTGCGGTGATCATCGAGCGCGCAGACACCGCGACCTCCAAACACCAGTTCGATGTGGTCAGCACCAAACTGCTGACCAAGTTCTCCAACAACATCCGCAACAATTTCGGTTTCCTCAACCGCGCGGCGGAAGAGGGCATCGGCGCCCGCGACAAGCTGTTCGTGCAGGAAGGTCGCAAGGTGTTCAAGGATGTCTGCCCGATGGTCGCCGAACTGATCGCTGCACATCTGGAGGAGAACAAGCTCAACGTCGGCGACGTCAAGCGCTTCTGGCTGCACCAGGCCAACCTGAGCATGAACCACCTGATCGTGCGCAAACTGCTCGGCCGCGAGGCTACCGAAGAAGAAGCACCGGTGATCCTCGACACCTACGCCAACACCAGCTCCGCAGGTTCTGTGATTGCTTTCCACAAGTATCAGGATGATCTGGCGAGCGGTTCGCTGGCGGTGCTGAGTTCGTTCGGTGCGGGTTACTCGATCGGCAGTGTGATTCTGCGCAAGCGTTGA